One window from the genome of Pyrus communis chromosome 16, drPyrComm1.1, whole genome shotgun sequence encodes:
- the LOC137719836 gene encoding two-component response regulator ORR24-like, with amino-acid sequence MNDEKALPVESMKNCSPVFEGVTVLAVDGDSACLTLLSRMLCKLGYKVLTAQRACDALSIAQKKENELHLVLTEVHLADMDKYELLERMRAVSKLPVVIMSDDDDENAMLGGLFKGAVYYIVKPLTMDSLKNLWQFAFISNRDAVTTNNNRDAVIDLTADDSSGEFQQEYTSNEGLEIESIMKKEKQISHQKLLKRKNPEGMNKDKGGDNSDSTCTQKKPKMLWTNELHKKFVQAVTLLGVDSAHPKKILQHMNVPVLRKENVSSHLQKYRLSLKREQEEIMMRKARETTESSFPASPLNFPGGSSSQYPNRSPFTSTAYQPEIRSLCRNPSSNMTRPSLGSTFVCLPSAQSSNESTFASNHFSSNYKNGQPTLSNHFGKVASYMNFDFPILLHNYIQQEEHQQQLIQPQVLFSPPSQMPSPLPPPEGKQGNNIFGSENQLQPQVLLAPPSLPPPAEEQENHDDIFGLGKQLQTNDVLLSPQWKLPSLAPTPATQEQKETDMFGIERGDMDDLFDIAKGTTQQFHDVNFDDFW; translated from the exons ATGAATGATGAGAAGGCCCTCCCAGTCGAATCTATGAAGAATTGTAGTCCAGTATTTGAAGGTGTCACTGTTTTGGCTGTTGACGGTGATTCTGCATGTCTTACTTTACTATCAAGAATGCTTTGTAAGTTGGGGTATAAAG TTTTGACAGCACAAAGAGCCTGTGATGCATTATCCATTGCTCAGAAGAAGGAAAATGAGCTTCATCTTGTTCTGACTGAGGTTCACTTGGCTGACATGGACAAATATGAGCTCCTAGAAAGAATGAGAGCAGTTTCCAAATTACCAGTTGTTA TTATgtctgatgatgatgatgagaatGCCATGCTAGGTGGGCTGTTCAAAGGGGCAGTATATTACATTGTTAAACCACTCACAATGGACAGCCTAAAAAACCTATGGCAATTTGCATTCATCAGCAATAGAGATGCAGTCACCACCAACAACAATAGAGATGCAGTGATAGATCTCACTGCAGATGACAGCAGTGGTGAGTTCCAACAGGAGTACACATCAAATGAGGGTTTGGAGATTGAATCGATTATGAAGAAAGAGAAGCAGATCAGCCATCAAAAATTGCTGAAACGGAAAAATCCAGAAGGGATGAACAAAGATAAGGGAGGAGATAATTCTGATTCAACTTGTACCCAAAAGAAGCCAAAGATGCTTTGGACTAACGAGCTTCATAAGAAATTCGTGCAAGCTGTTACGTTGCTGGGAGTTGATA GTGCTCATCCAAAGAAAATACTTCAGCACATGAATGTCCCTGTCCTGAGGAAAGAAAATGTTTCAAGCCATTTGCAG AAGTATCGCCTCTCCTTGAAGCGGGAACAAGAAGAAATCATGATGAGGAAGGCCAGAGAAACTACAGAATCAAGTTTTCCTGCATCACCATTAAACTTTCCAGGAGGTTCTTCAAGTCAGTATCCAAACCGATCACCCTTCACATCAACAGCATATCAACCAGAAATCAGAAGCCTATGTCGGAACCCAAGTAGTAACATGACTAGACCTTCCCTTGGTTCTACTTTTGTATGTCTTCCTAGTGCTCAATCAAGCAACGAATCAACTTTTGCATCAAACCATTTTTcatcaaattacaaaaatgggCAACCAACCCTAAGCAATCACTTTGGAAAGGTTGCAAGTTATATGAACTTCGATTTCCCAATATTGCTGCATAATTATATACAACAAGAAGAGCATCAGCAGCAACTTATTCAACCACAGGTTTTGTTTTCACCACCATCGCAAATGCCTTCACCGCTGCCTCCGCCAGAAGGGAAACAAGGAAATAACATTTTTGGGAGCGAAAATCAACTTCAACCACAGGTTCTACTGGCACCGCCATCACTACCACCACCAGCAGAGGAGCAAGAGAACCATGATGACATTTTTGGGCTTGGAAAGCAGTTGCAAACAAATGATGTGCTACTGTCACCACAATGGAAATTGCCTTCACTGGCACCAACACCAGCAACACAGGAGCAGAAGGAAACTGATATGTTTGGGATTGAAAGAGGAGATATGGATGACTTATTCGACATTGCAAAAGGCACGACTCAGCAGTTCCATGAtgtcaattttgatgatttctgGTGA